In the Juglans microcarpa x Juglans regia isolate MS1-56 chromosome 6D, Jm3101_v1.0, whole genome shotgun sequence genome, one interval contains:
- the LOC121234471 gene encoding uncharacterized protein LOC121234471 encodes MQIKPSKYSMENRRKRSISGERFSFPSTPGAEDQDSDFEFGSVTPDSPSTDPFKNSPADYLFFNGRLLPHAFPIQSAANIIIDSSRATSRTSSISSKDSLRSSRSNSTNSSSSSPRTSASDNSERRLLYQNKVASKASTLVRDHNGYQAGNKALSSQVYGRSSQRWQYITVPVPILTREPSRRKKMEMVGKKLRPKKQAEERKGASLWLFARFFWWIVSACKQCHAMEPSRKDHVLQGNMELE; translated from the coding sequence ATGCAGATCAAACCCTCAAAGTACTCCATGGAGAATCGCCGGAAAAGAAGTATCTCCGGTGAAAGGTTCTCGTTTCCGAGCACTCCTGGGGCTGAAGACCAAGACTCCGACTTCGAGTTTGGTTCTGTTACACCGGACTCGCCCTCTACCGATCCCTTCAAAAACTCTCCTGCTGACTATTTGTTCTTCAATGGCCGGCTCTTACCACACGCTTTTCCTATTCAATCAGCAGCCAATATCATCATCGACAGCTCTCGTGCAACGAGCCGAACAAGCAGCATTAGCAGCAAGGACTCGCTGAGGTCGTCGAGAAGTAATAGCACGAATAGCAGCAGCAGTAGTCCAAGGACAAGCGCGAGTGATAATTCTGAGCGAAGATTGTTGTATCAGAACAAAGTTGCATCCAAAGCAAGTACTTTGGTTAGAGATCATAATGGATACCAAGCTGGCAATAAAGCTCTTTCATCTCAAGTATATGGCCGGTCTTCTCAAAGGTGGCAATATATTACAGTGCCTGTACCCATTTTGACTCGCGAGCCTTCGCGtagaaagaaaatggagatgGTGGGGAAGAAATTAAGACCAAAGAAACAAGCCGAGGAGAGGAAAGGAGCAAGCTTGTGGCTTTTCGCGAGATTCTTCTGGTGGATCGTCTCGGCCTGCAAACAATGCCATGCCATGGAACCGTCGAGGAAAGATCATGTATTACAAGGAAATATGGAGTTAGAATAA